Proteins from one Elgaria multicarinata webbii isolate HBS135686 ecotype San Diego chromosome 3, rElgMul1.1.pri, whole genome shotgun sequence genomic window:
- the AICDA gene encoding single-stranded DNA cytosine deaminase: protein MDFAFHRTTFILEYVLLILLTPVFSRSLLMKQKKFLYNFKNLRWAKGRHETYLCYVVKRRNSATSCSLDFGYLRNKSGCHVEVLFLRYISTWDLDPRHCYRITWFTSWSPCYDCARHVADFLSAYPNLTLRIFAARLYFCEERNAEPEGLRRLHRAGAQIAIMTFKDYFYCWNTFVENRKKTFKAWDGLHENSVRLARKLRRILLPLYEVDDLRDAFRILGL, encoded by the exons ATGG ATTTCGCGTTTCACCGCACCACCTTCATACTTGAATATGTTCTGTTAATACTTTTGACACCTGTGTTCTCCCGCAGTCTCCTaatgaaacagaagaaattcctctACAACTTCAAGAACTTGCGCTGGGCCAAAGGCCGTCATGAAACATACCTTTGCTACGTGGTGAAACGTCGGAACAGTGCCACATCCTGCTCTCTGGATTTTGGATATCTGCGCAATAAG TCAGGTTGCCATGTCGAAGTTCTCTTTCTGCGTTACATTTCCACTTGGGATCTGGATCCAAGGCACTGCTATCGGATCACCTGGTTCACGTCTTGGAGCCCCTGTTACGACTGTGCCCGGCATGTGGCTGACTTCTTGAGTGCTTATCCTAACCTAACTCTGCGCATCTTTGCTGCCCGCCTGTACTTCTGTGAGGAGCGCAATGCTGAGCCCGAAGGGCTACGACGTCTCCACCGTGCAGGAGCTCAGATTGCCATCATGACTTTCAAAG ATTACTTTTATTGCTGGAACACCTTTGTAGAGAACCGCAAGAAGACCTTCAAAGCTTGGGATGGGCTTCATGAAAATTCTGTGCGTCTTGCCAGAAAACTCCGTCGTATTCTTTTG CCACTTTATGAGGTTGATGACCTGCGAGATGCCTTCCGAATCCTTGGACTTTAA